A part of Sulfurimonas sp. HSL-1716 genomic DNA contains:
- a CDS encoding GNAT family N-acetyltransferase translates to MQIREIILTELYTAYEILQHEKEEISYKEFEDLVYEMKKENYKIITLIDDNRATTYAGIKIETNLKYKKHLHIYELISIKDKKNLQYTMEMLSYLIDFAKMNLCKNILFSFNESDSELNLSIIKNGFQKAESLYIKEVK, encoded by the coding sequence ATGCAAATAAGAGAAATAATATTGACCGAGCTATATACGGCATATGAAATATTACAACATGAAAAAGAAGAGATAAGTTATAAAGAGTTCGAAGATTTAGTCTATGAGATGAAAAAAGAGAATTATAAGATTATAACTCTCATTGATGATAATAGAGCCACGACGTACGCCGGCATAAAAATAGAAACAAATCTAAAATATAAAAAACATTTACATATATACGAGCTTATAAGCATAAAAGATAAAAAAAATCTTCAATATACTATGGAGATGTTATCTTATCTTATAGATTTTGCAAAAATGAACCTATGCAAAAATATATTGTTTTCTTTTAATGAAAGCGATAGTGAATTAAATCTATCAATTATTAAAAACGGATTTCAAAAGGCAGAATCACTCTACATAAAAGAGGTAAAATAA
- a CDS encoding helix-hairpin-helix domain-containing protein: MKVFVIVAILAGLLFGAVDINTAGKDELMSLKGIGIKKADAILKYRKTHCFKSIEDLTIVKGIGPKFIEKNKKALSASVCKN, from the coding sequence ATGAAAGTTTTCGTCATAGTGGCTATTTTAGCCGGTTTGTTGTTTGGTGCGGTCGATATAAATACGGCAGGTAAAGATGAGCTGATGAGTTTAAAAGGGATAGGTATAAAAAAAGCCGATGCTATTTTAAAATATAGAAAGACGCATTGTTTTAAGAGTATCGAAGATCTGACAATAGTTAAAGGTATCGGACCAAAATTTATCGAAAAGAACAAAAAAGCGCTGAGTGCTTCAGTGTGTAAGAACTAA
- a CDS encoding citrate/2-methylcitrate synthase, translated as MGALFTKDTQAIFWNNNKSAIQRMLDYDYTISREKPSVAAIVAPTSNNKFEKFFYGPDEIMVPVFRSTGEAAQAFPKADVLLNFASFRTAYDVTMEAIAIKGQFKTVMVTAEGIPERLARKMNQSARDAGVTVIGPATVGGIAPGAFKIANVGGTIENIVNSKLHRAGSCGLVTRSGGLFNELSNIIAINADGIAEGVAIGGDRFVGSVFIDNLLRMEGNPEVKYMILLGEVGGTEEYKVIEAVKSGKIKKPIIAWCIGTIAKHFSSGVQFGHAGASANADAETAAAKNKAMAEAGIFVPESFNDLPAKINEVYTKLKADGVITDIVEPELKVVPTVRRAKEFICTISDDRGDEATYAGFPISSVATPETGFGIGDVISLLWFKKRYPKWATEYIETVIKTVADHGPAVSGAHNAKVTARAGKDVISSLVTGLLTIGPRFGGAIDDAARYFKYANDNGMSPAEFINYMKKEGKTISGIGHRIKSVRNPDLRVSGLKKFAAENFPATPLLDFALEVEKLTTSKKDNLILNVDGTIGILMVDMWRALGYAEDEIDGFIDAGALNAFFVVGRSIGFIGHVLDEKRLGMPMYRHPMDDILYSVEKAEEL; from the coding sequence ATGGGTGCATTATTTACTAAAGATACACAAGCAATTTTTTGGAATAACAATAAAAGCGCGATTCAGCGTATGCTTGATTATGATTATACTATTTCTCGCGAGAAGCCGTCGGTCGCAGCTATCGTAGCTCCGACGTCAAACAATAAATTTGAGAAATTTTTCTATGGACCGGATGAAATAATGGTTCCGGTTTTCCGTTCTACAGGCGAAGCGGCACAAGCTTTTCCAAAAGCTGACGTACTTCTAAACTTTGCATCGTTTAGAACTGCTTATGACGTAACGATGGAAGCGATCGCTATCAAAGGGCAGTTTAAAACTGTTATGGTTACTGCAGAGGGTATCCCTGAGAGACTTGCAAGAAAGATGAACCAATCAGCTCGCGATGCAGGCGTTACGGTTATCGGGCCTGCTACTGTCGGTGGTATCGCTCCGGGTGCGTTTAAGATTGCAAACGTCGGAGGAACTATTGAAAATATTGTAAACTCTAAACTTCACCGTGCAGGTTCTTGTGGTCTTGTGACTCGCTCGGGTGGTTTGTTTAACGAACTTTCAAACATAATCGCTATCAATGCGGACGGTATTGCAGAGGGTGTTGCGATCGGCGGTGACAGATTTGTCGGTTCGGTCTTCATTGATAATCTTTTACGTATGGAAGGTAATCCTGAAGTAAAATATATGATCTTACTTGGCGAAGTAGGCGGTACTGAAGAGTACAAAGTTATTGAAGCTGTAAAATCAGGAAAGATCAAGAAGCCGATCATTGCATGGTGTATCGGTACGATTGCCAAACATTTCAGTTCTGGCGTTCAGTTCGGTCATGCGGGTGCTAGTGCGAATGCCGATGCTGAAACGGCAGCCGCTAAAAATAAAGCGATGGCTGAAGCCGGTATCTTTGTTCCTGAATCTTTCAACGATCTTCCGGCGAAAATCAACGAGGTATATACTAAATTGAAAGCAGACGGAGTAATCACAGATATTGTAGAACCTGAGTTAAAAGTAGTTCCGACGGTACGTCGTGCAAAAGAGTTTATCTGTACGATCAGTGATGATCGCGGTGACGAAGCGACTTATGCCGGATTCCCGATCTCTTCGGTCGCAACTCCTGAAACAGGATTCGGTATAGGTGATGTTATATCACTTCTATGGTTCAAAAAACGTTATCCGAAATGGGCTACGGAATATATTGAAACCGTTATCAAAACCGTTGCAGATCATGGTCCTGCGGTTTCGGGCGCTCATAATGCCAAAGTTACGGCTCGTGCGGGTAAAGATGTGATCTCTTCTCTTGTTACAGGTCTTTTAACGATCGGCCCGCGTTTCGGCGGAGCGATCGACGATGCTGCGCGTTACTTTAAATATGCGAACGACAACGGGATGAGTCCTGCCGAATTTATCAACTATATGAAAAAAGAGGGTAAAACAATTTCGGGTATCGGACACCGTATTAAATCGGTTCGTAATCCGGATCTACGTGTAAGCGGACTTAAAAAATTTGCTGCTGAAAACTTCCCGGCGACTCCGCTGCTTGACTTTGCACTCGAAGTTGAAAAGCTTACTACAAGTAAAAAAGATAACCTTATCTTGAACGTTGACGGTACTATCGGTATCTTAATGGTAGATATGTGGCGTGCACTTGGCTATGCGGAAGATGAGATCGACGGTTTCATCGATGCAGGTGCGTTAAATGCATTCTTCGTGGTCGGCCGTTCGATCGGCTTCATCGGTCATGTCCTTGATGAAAAACGTCTTGGAATGCCGATGTATCGCCATCCGATGGATGACATCCTTTACAGCGTTGAAAAAGCAGAAGAGCTTTAA
- a CDS encoding aminodeoxychorismate/anthranilate synthase component II, translated as MILMIDNYDSFTYNIVQYCLELGADLKVIRNDELTLEEIKALKPEKIIVSPGPATPDDAGITLEVIDYFKDKLPILGICLGHQSIAQVYGANVVRAKNMMHGKTSIMQQSAECDIFKKIPEQFRATRYHSLIVEKDSLPNVIEPTAYSMDDDEIMALRIKDKPIFGVQFHPESIMSEFGYEIIGNFLKL; from the coding sequence ATGATTTTAATGATTGACAATTATGATAGTTTTACCTATAACATAGTCCAGTATTGTCTGGAGCTCGGGGCAGATTTGAAAGTCATAAGAAACGATGAACTTACTTTGGAGGAGATCAAAGCCCTAAAACCTGAGAAGATCATTGTCTCTCCTGGTCCGGCAACCCCCGATGATGCTGGGATAACTCTGGAAGTTATAGATTATTTCAAAGACAAGCTTCCTATTCTGGGCATATGTTTGGGCCATCAAAGTATTGCACAGGTCTACGGAGCGAATGTGGTGCGTGCAAAAAATATGATGCATGGAAAAACATCGATTATGCAGCAGTCGGCTGAATGCGATATATTTAAAAAGATTCCGGAGCAGTTTCGTGCGACAAGGTATCATTCATTGATTGTTGAAAAAGACTCTCTTCCAAACGTGATCGAACCGACGGCGTATAGCATGGATGATGATGAGATCATGGCCCTTCGTATTAAAGATAAACCGATTTTCGGTGTACAGTTTCATCCTGAATCCATAATGAGCGAATTTGGTTACGAGATAATAGGAAACTTCTTAAAATTATGA
- a CDS encoding type II secretion system protein, producing the protein MKRSAFTMLELVFVIVVIGILAAIFIPKFAQNKLSEAANQVISHIRYTQHLALMDDKYDANDAHWYQKRWQIFFAKTGGSGNKWAYTIYSDSNNYDGVPNPTEIALNPLDKTKRLTGGYSVGTVAYGDSDASDKLNLGNEYGITNITFSSNCSGSGLRISFDHLGRPMYDGPHKLDAPYTDGGASKLIQKDAGGNPCIITLTRSSESTQIAIEPETGYVHIQ; encoded by the coding sequence ATGAAAAGATCAGCTTTTACAATGTTGGAACTTGTTTTTGTAATTGTTGTAATCGGGATTCTTGCTGCTATTTTTATCCCAAAATTTGCCCAAAACAAATTATCTGAAGCAGCGAATCAGGTGATCTCACATATACGATATACACAGCATCTGGCATTGATGGATGATAAATATGATGCTAATGATGCGCATTGGTATCAAAAAAGATGGCAGATATTCTTTGCCAAGACTGGTGGAAGCGGTAATAAATGGGCATATACGATATATAGCGATAGTAATAATTATGATGGAGTTCCAAATCCTACGGAGATAGCTTTAAATCCGTTAGATAAGACAAAAAGATTAACGGGTGGCTATAGCGTAGGTACCGTTGCTTACGGTGATAGTGATGCAAGCGATAAATTGAATTTAGGAAATGAATACGGCATTACAAATATCACTTTTTCAAGCAACTGCAGCGGAAGCGGCTTAAGAATATCGTTTGATCATTTGGGTCGACCGATGTATGACGGCCCTCATAAGCTGGATGCGCCTTACACAGATGGGGGAGCCTCAAAGCTAATTCAAAAAGATGCAGGCGGAAATCCTTGTATCATTACATTAACGAGATCGTCTGAATCAACACAAATAGCTATAGAGCCTGAAACGGGTTATGTCCATATCCAGTAG
- a CDS encoding ATP citrate lyase citrate-binding domain-containing protein has protein sequence MAQRAIREYDGKAIFSKHWEKYFSGFHYGFKSVLVTSGAELKAKAEEHGFEWLKQEPLVAKPDMLFGKRGKNDLVLFKTNKPGDVTLADAAAWIDEKMSHTTTLLSGQHGQLTHFIVEPFTPHSQEQEYYISATTVGEDDVLYMSAEGGMEVEEGWDEKVNEVHIPINMSDGDIEHAVKANIPSDIPEANKATFASFAIQFFKFYRDLNFAYLEINPIVMLDNNEMAILDLVARLDDTAGFMMRDSWGAIEFPTAFGMEDQSPEEKAIAEADAKSGASLKLTILNPMGRIWTMVAGGGASVVYADTIADLSGNVSDLANYGEYSGGPTTGETKFYADTLFDLMTRHKDAKGRDKILIIGGAIANFTDVAKTFTGIIQSFEEYAEKLKAHNTRIYVRRGGPNYEKGLKDIKEAADRLGLYIEVYGPETHVTDIVRMALEK, from the coding sequence ATGGCTCAAAGAGCGATTCGTGAATACGACGGTAAAGCAATTTTCTCGAAACACTGGGAAAAGTATTTCAGCGGGTTTCACTACGGATTTAAATCTGTACTGGTGACCAGCGGTGCTGAATTAAAAGCAAAAGCTGAGGAGCATGGTTTTGAATGGCTAAAACAAGAACCTCTTGTAGCAAAACCGGATATGCTTTTCGGTAAGCGTGGTAAAAATGATCTTGTTCTATTTAAAACAAACAAACCTGGTGACGTAACATTAGCCGATGCCGCTGCATGGATAGATGAAAAAATGTCTCACACGACTACACTGCTTTCAGGGCAACATGGACAGTTGACTCATTTTATAGTTGAGCCTTTCACTCCTCACTCACAAGAGCAAGAATACTACATCTCTGCAACAACTGTCGGTGAAGACGATGTACTTTATATGTCAGCAGAAGGCGGTATGGAAGTAGAAGAAGGCTGGGATGAAAAAGTAAATGAAGTACATATCCCGATCAATATGAGCGATGGCGATATCGAGCATGCAGTAAAAGCTAATATCCCTTCAGATATTCCTGAAGCGAATAAAGCGACTTTTGCATCATTTGCAATACAGTTCTTTAAATTTTACAGAGATTTGAACTTTGCGTACTTAGAGATCAACCCGATCGTTATGCTGGATAATAACGAAATGGCTATTTTGGACCTAGTGGCTCGTCTGGACGATACTGCAGGCTTTATGATGAGAGATTCTTGGGGTGCGATAGAGTTCCCGACGGCGTTTGGCATGGAAGACCAATCTCCTGAAGAAAAAGCGATTGCAGAAGCAGATGCGAAATCCGGTGCTTCACTTAAACTTACTATTCTTAACCCTATGGGAAGAATCTGGACTATGGTTGCAGGCGGTGGCGCTTCGGTCGTTTACGCCGATACTATTGCTGACCTTTCGGGTAATGTTTCAGACCTTGCGAACTACGGTGAATATTCAGGCGGTCCGACTACGGGTGAAACAAAATTCTATGCAGATACTCTTTTTGATCTTATGACTCGTCATAAAGATGCAAAAGGCCGTGATAAGATCCTGATCATCGGTGGAGCTATCGCAAACTTTACTGATGTCGCAAAAACATTTACCGGTATCATCCAGTCGTTTGAAGAATATGCAGAAAAATTAAAAGCGCATAATACTCGTATTTACGTACGCCGCGGCGGACCTAACTATGAAAAAGGTCTTAAAGACATTAAAGAAGCAGCAGACCGTTTAGGCCTGTACATAGAAGTTTACGGACCGGAAACTCACGTTACCGATATCGTTCGTATGGCTTTAGAGAAGTAA